In Oryza sativa Japonica Group chromosome 11, ASM3414082v1, the following are encoded in one genomic region:
- the LOC136353911 gene encoding uncharacterized protein, whose product MDDVVKNHTDFNCTTGSSQIIMDECNPSFGIPDGDSIPHGVQTSPVAMEEDMSLTVGSHDSGHGTPVTRSVLPSLDWTEGNPAEKDGAGIPMERFGSHVDFFSLYLILMACCWLYVLKTE is encoded by the exons ATGGATGACGTTGTGAAGAACCACACCGATTTCAATTGTACCACAGGGTCTAG TCAAATTATTATGGATGAATGCAACCCTTCCTTCGGCATACCTGATGGCGATTCAATCCCACATGGTGTCCAGACAAG TCCTGTAGCCATGGAGGAGGACATGTCATTGACAGTTGGCTCGCATGATTCAGGTCATGGAACTCCGGTGACAAG AAGTGTGCTCCCTTCACTAGATTGGACTGAAGGAAACCCAGCTGAAAAAGATGGGGCAGGGATACCGATGGAAAGGTTTGGATCTCATGTTGATTTCTTTTCgctttatttgattttaatggCATGTTGTTGGTTGTATGTTCTGAAGACTGAATGA
- the LOC136353919 gene encoding protein FAR1-RELATED SEQUENCE 5-like produces the protein MAAAIRKVFPNTIHRVCKWHVLKKAKEFMGNIYSKRRSFKKAFHKVLTQTLTEDEFEAAWHKLISDYQLENNVYLRHIWDIRRKWAFVYFAHRFFAGMTTTQRSESANHVFKMFVKPSSSMNGFVKRYDRFFNEKLQKDDSEEFQTSNDKVEIKTSSPIEIHASQVYTRAVFQLFSEELTDSLSYMVKPGEDESTVQVVRMCTEESSSFLRKEYQVYYDVEREEFSCVCKMFEHKGILCSHVLRVLVQYGLSKIPDRYILKRWTKNARDSVPPHLHGYKDDVDASQ, from the exons ATGGCAGCTGCCATTCGAAAGGTATTTCCCAACACAATCCATCGTGTGTGCAAGTGGCACGTTCTGAAGAAAGCAAAAGAATTTATGGGGAACATCTACTCGAAGCGTCGATCATTCAAGAAAGCATTTCACAAGGTTCTCACGCAGACACTGACAGAGGATGAGTTTGAAGCTGCTTGGCACAAACTGATTAGTGATTACCAACTGGAAAACAATGTATATTTGCGTCACATTTGGGACATAAGGCGCAAATGGGCGTTTGTATATTTTGCCCATAGGTTCTTTGCTGGGATGACTACTACGCAAAGAAGTGAGTCTGCAAACCATGTGTTCAAAATGTTTGTGAAACCCTCTAGTTCTATGAACGGGTTTGTTAAGAGGTATGACCGGTTTTTCAATGAGAAACTGCAAAAGGACGACTCAGAGGAATTCCAAACTAGTAAC GACAaggttgaaattaaaacaagCTCACCGATAGAGATTCATGCTTCCCAAGTATATACTAGAGCTGTTTTTCAGTTGTTCTCTGAGGAGTTAACTGATAGTTTATCATACATGGTGAAACCTGGGGAGGACGAAAGCACAGTGCAAGTTGTACGAATGTGCACAGAAGAGTCTAGCTCATTCCTTCGGAAGGAATATCAGGTGTACTATGATGTGGAAAGAGAGGAATTTTCATGCGTTTGCAAGATGTTTGAGCATAAGGGGATACTGTGCAGCCACGTTTTAAGG GTGCTTGTTCAGTATGGGTTGTCAAAAATTCCAGATAGGTACATATTGAAAAGATGGACGAAGAATGCACGGGATTCTGTTCCACCTCATCTACATGGATACAAAGATGATGTCGATGCTTCACAATAG